GTATTAGTTGGGAACCACGCAAACTTTTCTCTGCCAGAATGAAGGTAATTAACATAATTCACCAAATACTTACAAGTCATCAGATACCTCCACAAGGAACTCTGATATTGACAAAAATTCCATATGCATATCATCGACCTGCAGtacagtttcaaagaaacaaatgaatgcaaaatCACATTATAAATTGATTAGACCGTATGGTTAAATGTCTTGTGTCCATAATCCTTGAGAAAATTATGTTGGGAAATTATATGTATGAATTCAACTTCACAAATCATAACATAAAAAAGTTGATGCCATACTGCACTGCTCCTTAAGAAACTACTGGGAATAATACGTATGaaatcaacttcacaagtagTAACTTTTGTGTCCCTCTTGACATAATCGACATATGTGGATCAATATTACACTGACATCTCAAGCTCAATGGTATGATATGCAAATGGTAAATTATAAACATTTTTTGCACTTCCCGACTTCTCGTATACTTTCATTTATGAAGAAGTTTTTAcaacagaagaaaagaaaattgtaCTGAAATTACATTTCAAAGTACAAGGCACCAAAAAAATAGCATAGTCGAAAGAAAATGTGAAAAAATTCAATGAGTAATACTTCCTAATTATACCTTTTCACCTCTCAGTTGATAGAACAGAAGATTCAGCACTCGATAATCAAAGGACTTCAGATGAATTGCCCTCATGACATCTTCAACTGAGATCTGTTCATAGAATGATCGATCAAAATATAATGGGAGCTCAGAGAGGAAAGGAGTCGCAGTTAAAGGAAAGCATTTTTAAGTCATCGCTAATCTTCTAACACAAATGAAATGTTTCAGGCACTAATAAAGTTCAGTTTCAAATTATAAGTTTAGCTGAAGCTGATTTTATAAACTTCCCCACACGTGAAAAGATAGTGACTTCATTTCCTAATCCATTTATCTAAACAATACCTATCCCACAAAATTACCAGCCTCGGGTCATATAGAATCGTAGAGCGAACTTTGCTGACATTATGCTTGAATGCGTCAAATATTTTATACAACACCGATCCAGCACGTGAGTTTGTATATTGCATGTGCTTCATTTTAAGGACTCCTTTGACGCCATAAATCAAGTAATGAATAGACCACAACTTAGTGACTCCAAGAGGTCAGCACATTGGTGTAATTAAGTTCAAGAAGACTGTCCCATAATAAATGTTAATCAGGAAGTGATGGTAGTTAAGACAACTTGTGAGAATTTGCTCGACCTGTTCAGCATAATGAATCAATACCTCGTGTTTACTCCCAAGTGGATGGCATAGCTTTCTTTCCAGAGACCAATATTCTACTCCACTCTTCATTTCTTCTCTTATCCTAGACAAAGTGAATAAACACTTAAAGGTCACAGCTTAAGAATCACCCGTACCATGGAAAGTTGACCAGTAAAGTATCTATAGAGTAGTTTGTGGAGACTACCTTTAGCACAAAAGCAAAAGTCAAACTTCAGAGAAAATCTACCGGAAACAGggacaaaaataaaaaggaaaagagagaaaaagatgtCTTGAGGACAAAGAATCCGCCCTCAAAGAAAGTGAAGAACACAAAGAAGTTCtaattaaatggagaaaatatAATTCAAGCATGGTTTGGAGCCAAAAAGTGATTTTCAGCACCATAGAAAAGCTTTCTCTACCATTCCTTCTCTCACAAACAGAGTAGTAAAGGacgaaaaggaaaacaaatataAGAATAAGTTAGACCTtgttagtttacagatatgtacatAATGTAGTTTTGTCCCACATTAGAATAGGAGTAATATGTCCTTGTAGattatagctataaataaggacctcttgtattgtattgagtatctaatatcaataatatatattctcccgtgctttctcacatggtatcagagcaatcgtgagagatttatcgctgtgcataaattccagcgactCCGGGAAGAGAAATCAGTCAACCGGAAGTCTTTTTTTCGGCAAACACAAGTTTGCCGCAGTAAAAAAAAAGAAGCCATTTTTcgtcagtgttgtgcaaaaaccaacaccaccacgaaGTAAATCGACCTCCGGCGACCAACCCATAAAAATATCTCCGTCAGAAGACCTTCCACGCGCTCCCACGCACCGCCGGAAGAAATTTTTCCGGCGAAGTTCCGACGTCACGCGCCGACGCGTGGGGCCCTTTCCGGtcactttttgaaaaattttctTCGGGACAGATTGTTCACAAGggaattccgagcctacccatccagGTTACACCAAATTCCGACGATTACAGTATTTCCTTACTCTGTTTCAGTGGATTACAGTtgattctttctcttatttggtaataatttgcaaCGATGTCTTTGGGATTTGATGTTTTTGGGTCTAGAAACATGAGTTCTAGAAGCTTAGTGTTATgattacctctgaacctttaatgggaagttcaaactacttagcttgggtttcatctgtcgagttgtggtgtaaaggtcgaggtgttcaagatcatctaatcaaACAGTCTAGCGAAGGAGATGAAAAGGCGATAGCACTTTGGGCAAAGATCGATGCTCTGTTATATAGCATcttgtggcgatctattgattccaagttgatgcccttgtttcgtccattccagacatgttatttggtttgggcaaaggctcgtaccttatacactaatgacatatcgcgcttctatgatgtgatatcgcggatgacaaacttaaagaagcaagaattagatatgtctacttacttgggtcaagtacaggcagtcatggaggaatttgagaagttgatgtcagtttctgctagtgttgaaaaacaacaagagcagcgacagaagatgtttctagttcttaccctcgctggacttcctaatgatcttgattcagtacgcgaccagattttggctagtccgactgtccccacagttgatgaattattctctcgattactccgtcttgctgcagcaccaagtcaaCCCAGTGATCTCATCATAGATACTTAATTCCTCTGTTCTCGCATCCCAGACAGTGGATGTTCGGGAGTCTCAAACTATGGAGAATAGACGAGGAGGAGGTCATTTTGGAAGATCTAtacccaagtgttcttattgtcacaaacttggacacactcgtgaaatgtgttattccttacatggtcgtccacccaaaaatgcttacATTGCTCAGACCGAGACTAAAGGTAACCAAGAATTTTctttatctaaagaagaatataatgagctccttcagtatcgaggaagtaagcagacatctccaTAAGTAGCCTCGGTTGATCAGACTAATACTTCTgttgctggtaattcttttgcttgtgttttccggtctagtactcttggaccatgggtcatggactcgggcgcttctgatcacatctctggtaatatatcacttttgtcgaatattatatattcacagtctcttcccactgttattttagccaatggatgtcaaactaaggcaaaaggagttggacaagctaatcccttgtcttctatcaccctagattccgttctttatgtctCTGAttgtccttttagtcttgcatctgttagtcgtttgactcgtgccctccattgtggtatatattttattgacgattcttttattatgcaggaccgcagtacgggacagacaattggtacaggacgtgaatcagaagtcctttactaccttaactcactcagtccttccataacatgtctagttacagatcctcaAGACCTAATCCACAGATgtttaggacatccgagtttatccaaacttcagaagatggtgcctagtttatctagtttgtctacattagattgtgagtcgtgtcaccttgggaaacatacccgagcctcctttccgcgtagtgttgagagtcatgcaaAGTCTGTTTTCTccttagttcattctgatatatggggtcctagtagagtcagttcaaccttgggatttcgttattttgttagttttattgatgattattcaagatgtacttggcttttcttaatgaaagatcgttctgagttattttctatattctagagtttctgtgctgaaatcaaaaatcaatttggtgtttctatttGCATTTTTTGCAGTGATAATGTCTTAGAATATTTATCTTCTCAGCTTAAGCCGTTTATGACTTCTCAAGGAATTAATCAccagacatcttgtccttatacccctcagcaaaatggggttgcagagagaaagaataggcaccttattgagactgctcgcacacttctaagTGAATCTCGTGTTCTGTTGtgtttttggggcgatgcagttctcacaaCTTGTTATTGGATTAATCagatgccttcatctcccatcaaggatcagattccgcattcagtattgtttcctcagtcacccttatactctcttCTACCTCGTATTTTTgggagcacgtgttttgttcataacttagcccccgggaaagataagttagctcttcgtgctctcaagtgtatcttccttggttattctcgtgttcagaagggatatcgttgttattcctctgatcttcgtaggtaccttatgtcagctgacgtcacattttttgagtctaaacctttctttacctctgctgaccaccatgatatatctgaggtcttacctataccgacaTTTGAGGAGTTTACTATAGCTCCTCCTCCACCTTCGACCACATAAGTTTTACCCATACCAACCGTTGAGGAGTCTAGTGTTGTTCCTCCTAGGTCCCCAGCCACAGGAataccactcttgacttatcatcgtcgtccgcGCCCAACATCAGGCCCAACTGATTCTCGTCCTCCACCTGACCCTGctcctactgcggacttgtctcttcCTAGTACACTAATTGCACTTTGgaaaggtatacggaccacacttaagcctaatccccattatgtcggtttaagttatcatcgtctgtcctatacccattatgcttttatatctcggtttccatccctaagtctacaggtgaagcgttgtctcatccaggatggcatgctatgagtgacgagatatctgctttacatacaagtggtacttgggagcttgttcctcttccttcaggtaaatctactgttggttgtcgttggatttatgcagtcaaagttggtcccgatggccgggttgatcgacttaaggcccgtcttgttgccaaaggatatactcagatatttgggctcgattacagtgataccttctatcccgtggctaaagtagcatcaatccgcctttttctatccatggctgcggttcgtcattggcctctctatcagctggacattaagaatgtctttcttcacggtgatcttgaggatgaggtttatatggagcaagcacctggttttgttgctcagggggagtctcgtgaccttgtatgtcgcttgcgtcagtcactttatggtctaaagcagtctcctcgagcctagtttggtaagttcagcacggttatccaggagtttggcatgactcgtagtgaagctgatcactctgtgttttatcggcactctgcttaagtctctgtatttatctggtagtctatgttgatgatattgttattactggcaatgatcaggatggtattaccaatctgaagcaggatctcttccagcacttccaaacgaaggatctaggcagattgaagtactttctaggtattgaggttgctcagtctagctcaggtattgttatttctcaaagaaaatatgctttagacattcttgaggagacatgGATGATAAgttgcagacctgttgacactctgatagatccgaattctaaacttctgccaggacagggggagccgcttagcgatcctgcaagctatagacggctggttggtaaattaaattatctcacagtgactagactcgacatttcttatcctgtgagtgttgtaagtcagtttatgaattctcccggcgatagtcattgggatgttcgttatataaaatcggctccaggcaaagggttactgtttgaggatcgaggtcatgatcagatcgttggatactcagatgctgattgggcaggatcacctactgatagacgttctacgtctggatattgtgttttagtaggaggaaatttggtgtcttgaaagagcaagaaacagaatgtagttgctcggtctagtgcagaaacagaatatcgagcaatggctatgacaacatgtgagctagtctggaccaaacaattgctcaaggagttgaaatttggtgaaatcaatcggatggaacttgtgtgcgataatcaagctgcccttcatattgcatcaaatccggtgttccatgagagaactaaacacattgagattgattgtcacttcgtcagagaaaagatactttcaggagagattgatacaaagtttgtgaggtcgaatgatcagcttgcagatattttcaccaagttcctcactggtcctcgtattggtTATATATTGTAACAAgttcggtacatatgatttgtatgcaccggcttgagggagagtgttagtttacagatatgtacatAATGTAGTCTTGTCCCCCATTGGAATAGGAGTAATATGTCCTTGTagagtatagctataaataaggacctcttgtattgtattgagtatctaatatcaataatatattttctcccgtgctttctcacagtTCTGTTAGACATGAATTGCCTATGATGCTCAAGTACATTACAAAGTGGTCTAAACGGATCATTGGTCATCATTCTCACAGATGTAAGATCCCAGCTTTCTTTTGTTTCCTGCACTTAATATAACACACATAAACAAGCAATTGGTAATTTATTTTCAGTTATAAGCCAATAATGACCAAAATGCTCCTTAAATACTACTAATGAGAATCCTTCTAATGTCCGTAGGATTACCACACTGTATCCACGATACGATGATCGATCCTTCCCCACTGATGGCTGCAGCAGTTTCTCATTCAAATTATCCAACTGCACCAAGAAAATATACGAATAAAGAAGAGGTTGGGTTGTTTACCTTCTTAGCCACCCAAGgggaaaataaataaatcattaCCCTAGTAGAGTCCTTCAATACAAACCAAGCAAACAAAGGGCAAAAAAGGGAGCGAGCGGCAGAGGGAAAAAGTAACAGTTGTAGATCGACAAGTATTTTAACAAAATACGGTGATGTGTCACATGCTAGTTTTCACACGAATGCTTGAAACCAAAATGACCAGCAGTTTATAAGTATCTTTACCTGATAAATGTAACTTTCAGTGAATGAAAGTATTGGTAGGTATTTGAATATAGACTGCGGCTGGTGAGGATCCATTTTGTGAAACATAAAATAAGACCTGCACTGGCACACCAAACCAGCATCAGCTTATTATTTCTATAAGTCCCTAGAACCAATATAAAACAGAAAATTAGGTCGGCTAACATTAAACTTGATGCTTGGTGTTAGAGAGAAATATCCATGACTTGCATGTCAACGTATATGCAATATGTTCCTATATGATTTAAGAGTAAAGACAATGGAATGAATTAAGTCATTAACAATAGCTGTTTGAGATAACAGAAACACAAAAGTTTAACTTCAGATAACTCTCGACTCAAGAGTGAAAACTGGGTAGTATAAAGGTTAAGAACATTACACCATTCTCagttcttttattttattttataagaatttaaAAATGTTCTTGATAATTAGCAATACTGTAAAAGTAGAAAGGAAGTTCTTCTCCTTCTATAGGTTGAAGAAGTATATAAGATCAGACAGAGAGTAAATTTCCCAAATACACAAACAAGACATCAGAGCCCTATGATCAACCGCTAATTTTATCTTCAGCATATTGGGTTATTTGCCAACGATGTGCAGAGAAAGGTCCACGGACCAAAAATAAGACGACAAATAGCGATCCTTAAGATCCACAAGGGAATTCAGTACTCACAAAATCTTCTAATGTAGAATTAGCTCGTCGCATAGCGTCAAGCCCAACCATTGCCGTATCCTTGAAGCCCTTTTGAAATGGAGCAGGTATAGCCTTATCATCAGAATCAAGTGAACCAGTATTTACCATTTGTTCAACACCTGCAAGAAAGTTTAAGGTGAAAACAAGCTAATTATAGAAAAATAGGTAAAACTTCTCACGTGGATATCAGGGAACTAGCACATCTCATATAATTTTATTACTAAACAAATGTCTTCAGCTGATATGGCAAACTTGTGGTATTTCGGTATATTCAGATTGTAGAATAAAGATTTTGTGTCCGCCCCACAACCCTACAACTTTTTCACATTTGTGCTCATTGCATTAGTGAGTCACTGATGTAGGTTTTGTCCGAACAATCAAGGTAGAAACCTCATGCTTCTGTAGAACAAAGACCTAGTTTTGAGAAATAAGAGGGGTAACCGAGCAATAGGTACAAATGTAAGTAAAGTCAAAGATCGACAGATACTAGTAGAGCACCTAGCAATTACTAACAGAAACAATAACCAACTTATCTCATATTTGAACTGGTTATGCTTCCTGTTGGACAACAAGAAAAGGGTATGAAAAACACAATGCATTTCCATTAGAAAACATCATCATGCTTCCTGTTGGACAACAAGAAAAGTGCATGAAAAACGCAATGCATTTCCATTAGAAAACATCATCAAGCAAGTAAGCAGGAAATTTTTTTTGGACATTTTGGACTCTTTATCTCTTAGCTTTTTTTGGATCAGCGACCTTAAGTATCTAGTTAGTACCAAGTGTTTATCTAAATACTAAGGAACAATCAATAACCATAAATAAATGGAATAAAATCACagaggaaaaaaaataattaaagaagcTCCAAAAAGTTGCATTCTGCCCAATTCATATCATCTTTTCTGAAGAACACACCTTGCTCACTTGTGCACTGCATTGTTTCCTCAAAGAACGCATGTGAAAACTGCCAAAGAAACAATATTTATGATCATTGCATCTTCTCACAAAATTGAAAGAGTATCTAAAAGCTAACGCAAACCTTCGGCACATGGTCAATAACCAATTGGCACTTGGCATCAATGTCAAGCTCACGGCATGGCGAGACCTTCATTGGAATACGTTTGAGATTAGAAAGTGACTAGAAAATATGCTAATGTAGCAATATCTATATAGGTAACAAAGAGAACTCACCAACCAATGCCACTCAACCAACTTTAGAGGAGCACAagggataaaagaaaagagaaaaaacaagCAACAGAATGTACTGCCAATGATCAGCACTGAAATGTATCTGAAGGCACTGAGATGAAGGTGCTCATTGTTTAAGCCTTCATTAGGCTTATACGGTGGAAGTAACACCTTCCTAGTCGTCGTGTTGCTAACGCACTAGGTAAATTAGCTTTATTCTCTACATGTTGACTTGGTTAGAGCATGAGTCCATTATCCTTGCTCCATAAATATTCGATAATGCACAAACAGTGGATGAAAAGCATCTGCTCTTCTTGTACATAGTTACAAGGTCAATAATAATCAATGATAGATGACAAGTTCTACATTTTGtacccaagggtgtggcctagtggtcaataaaGTGGGTTGAGAACCATGATGTCTTAGGTTCAAATCCAAGCGGAGGcaaaaatactaggtgatttcttctcattTGTTCAAGCCTTGGTGGACAGAGTTATCCCGCACCGGTGCTAGTGTCATGCCCAGACCTTGGGGAGCGGGACCGACGCTCAAATACC
The sequence above is drawn from the Nicotiana tabacum cultivar K326 chromosome 13, ASM71507v2, whole genome shotgun sequence genome and encodes:
- the LOC107810590 gene encoding uncharacterized protein LOC107810590 codes for the protein MEGLRKLENVQKIIQMMQSHGIISNTQDATSLRFLADLTLLLVSPCRELDIDAKCQLVIDHVPKFSHAFFEETMQCTSEQGVEQMVNTGSLDSDDKAIPAPFQKGFKDTAMVGLDAMRRANSTLEDFCRSYFMFHKMDPHQPQSIFKYLPILSFTESYIYQLDNLNEKLLQPSVGKDRSSYRGYSVETKESWDLTSVRMMTNDPFRPLCNVLEHHRQFMSNRTAVTFKCLFTLSRIREEMKSGVEYWSLERKLCHPLGSKHEISVEDVMRAIHLKSFDYRVLNLLFYQLRGEKVDDMHMEFLSISEFLVEVSDDLFDYEDDVLENNFNMLRMFNRIYGASAAPAMLAKIITEAEEKYDSLLKALDPELSLNYQKRCEEATKEGGKTSGPSLGTWTIPPVIEDEDLYRSDVLNSKPSTIPEWTT